The Candidatus Methylomirabilota bacterium genome contains the following window.
GGAGGAGGGCGAGCAGCGCCCGGAAGGCCAGGTGCTCCGCGCGGCGGGTGCCGTCGAGCAGCGGCGCGACCTCTACCACGTCGACCGCCGCCAGCGGGAACGTGGCCAGGCTCTCGCACACCTCCAAGAGCTCCGCGGGCAGGAGGCCGTCAGAGACGACCCGGTTCCTCCCGGCGACGAAGGCGCCGTCGGTGACGCGGATGTCGATCGACACGTAAAGCCGCTCCGCCGTGCCGAGCAATTCCTCCGCCACCGCGCGGGTGGTGCCACCGAAGCCCGCCCTCCGCCAGTCGGCCAGCGTGACCACCCGCACGCCGCGGCGCTCGGCCGTCGTCCAGTCGACGACCGGCTGCCACCCGTGGACGCCCAGGCAGGCCACGGGGACTTGAAGCTCGAGGGCGGCGCGGAGCGACGCCTCGGGGGCCAGCGGCCGGGTCACTGGCGGCTCCGCCAGGTCCAACGTGGAGGAGACCCGCAGCAGCGCGAGACGCTGGCCCGTGGCACCCGCCACGCCGTCGAGCAGTGGCGCGCTGATGGCCCGGGTCCCTCCGAGAAACACGGGGAGCTGCGCCCGGCGGGCGAGCTCGGCGGCGTCTCCGCGGAGCCGCTCGCCCGGCGTCCCGGGGCCCCCCAACGGATCGAGGTTGCCGATGTCCACGAGCGGCGGCTCGGCCGTGAACTCCACGCGCCGTCCGGTGTCGACATCGACCAGGGTCCCGCGCATCGAGGGCAGGAGCGCGGCGAGGAAGGACACGCTCGCCTCCCGGATGCCGCGAGGCCCGTCGGCGGGGCCTCCGGGCTCCCCCGAGCCGTCGAGGGTGACGCCGGCCACGGCCACGACGTAGGCGGGCATCGCATGGAGCGGCCGCTGGGGGGCGCGCAGGAACGTCGCGATGCCCGCGAACGCCGGCTGGGCCACCTTCATCGGTCTCCGGGTTCGATCCGGTACGCGGCCGGTGCTCGTCTGTCAGGAAGCTTCAGGCTTCTCTGGCAGAGACGCCCACGAAGAAGAAGAGGGCAGCGAGCAGGAGGAGAGAGTTCACGGCGCCTCCGGGCTCCTCGGAACCTGGGGCGACTAAAGCACGTGTGACGTCGGGGCGTCAAGCCCGGTCGGCCGGTCGGCCGCCGGTGTTGGTCCTCGGCCTCACGGATCCTCGTCCCGACGGCGCGTCGCCTTGCCTGCGGGCCCGCCGGTCAGTTCCTTACCGAACGACGACTTCGCGACTGGCCCCGAACGACCAGAAATCAGGCGCGGCCGCGAGTCCCGGAAGAGAAAGCGCTGTCTTTCCGGTCGGCTCGTCAGCGTGAGACCTCATGGCCCTGCTCTTGCACGCCTCTCCTGGTCCGCTCGACTCGGACCCAAGGAGCGGCAATGCCGGACGGAGCAGTCGCGCGCGGCAGCGAGACGATTCTCGTGACGGACGACGAGGCCGACGTCCGTGAGTTCGTGCGAGAAGTCCTCGAGATGCACGGCTACACGGTGCTGGTGGCGCCGAACGCGGCCGGGGCGCTCGAGATCGCCGAGCGGCACGCGGGCCCGATTCACCTGCTGCTGACCGACCTGATCATGCCGGGGATCGGGGGGCGAGACCTGGCGTTGCGTCTGGCATTCCAGCGCCGGGGCCTGAACGTGCTCTTCATGTCGGGCTTCATTGACGACGTGAGGGCACACGAAGGCATCCGGACCGGACGCATGCCCTTCCTGGAGAAGCCCTTCAGGTCCGACGAGCTGGCCCGGAAGGTCCGGCAGGTGCTGGACGCGCCCCGGCGCGCCTGCCCGCCGCATGCCTCCCGCGCCGATGCCTGAGGGGCGCTGCCCGGTTGCACCTCGGCGCAGTCCGGGTAACATAGAAGCCTGAACCGCGGGCGCGACCATGAAGACACTGGCCATCCTGGTCGGGGGAGGACCCGCCCCCGGCATCAACGGTGTGATCGCCGCCGCCACCATCGAGGCCCGCAACCACGGGCTGCGGGTGCTCGGCGTCTACGATGGCTTCAAGTGGCTCACGCAGGGTGATACGGCCCACGTCCGTGAGCTCGAGATCGCCGAGGTCTCGCGGCTCCACTTCGAGGGCGGCTCGGTTCTCCGGACTTCGCGGGAGAACCCGGCCCAGAGCGATGAGGCCCT
Protein-coding sequences here:
- a CDS encoding arginase family protein; this encodes MKVAQPAFAGIATFLRAPQRPLHAMPAYVVAVAGVTLDGSGEPGGPADGPRGIREASVSFLAALLPSMRGTLVDVDTGRRVEFTAEPPLVDIGNLDPLGGPGTPGERLRGDAAELARRAQLPVFLGGTRAISAPLLDGVAGATGQRLALLRVSSTLDLAEPPVTRPLAPEASLRAALELQVPVACLGVHGWQPVVDWTTAERRGVRVVTLADWRRAGFGGTTRAVAEELLGTAERLYVSIDIRVTDGAFVAGRNRVVSDGLLPAELLEVCESLATFPLAAVDVVEVAPLLDGTRRAEHLAFRALLALLLPRLSGKETGG
- a CDS encoding response regulator, with protein sequence MPDGAVARGSETILVTDDEADVREFVREVLEMHGYTVLVAPNAAGALEIAERHAGPIHLLLTDLIMPGIGGRDLALRLAFQRRGLNVLFMSGFIDDVRAHEGIRTGRMPFLEKPFRSDELARKVRQVLDAPRRACPPHASRADA